From the Pangasianodon hypophthalmus isolate fPanHyp1 chromosome 18, fPanHyp1.pri, whole genome shotgun sequence genome, the window acactCATTGGCTGTGCTTTTCACAAACAGATCCACTGGTCCAGAGGTTGTTAGGAATGACGgttctgtttttaaatccagattaaaaaTTAACTTTTTCAAATAGACATAGTCCTGTCATTAAACATAACATCTGAGTTTAATCTGCTGAGCTTTTTAAGATAAAACCTGTTTACTAATTacgtaaacataaacatatgttgttatttattaattgctGTATGaaaattttttcccccattaaaATTCTTtgttttcaagttttttttttaaatccttatGCATAGTGTTacatgtatgaatatgtattgTTTTATGTGAAGCACTGTGAGATTATTCAgaaatttgaataataataacagtaacgataattataataataattattattattattagtagtagtagtatttttactttatttattattattattatctgtttcCTCTCATCAGATCAGTGACTACTGATAAGCAAAAATGGATTATTGAATGCTGTTAGGAGctgtattaaattttttttttaatcaagccATTTCTCGATATTGTATATCATTAAAATGAGTATATGTTTGTCCTGTAACTAACACTAGAAACTGTAAGATGAAATGTGGATGTTTATCTTCATAGTTTCCAGATGAGGAAATTCTCTTCTAACTTCCCATTTGGATCGTATGGAGCTTGATTTTGTGTATAAACATTACTGATGATTGTTGATTTAGTAAAACTTGTGTCTTTGTGTAGGTTGTTCGTCgtaggattgtgtgtgtgtgtgtgtgtgcgtgtgtgtgtgtgtgtgtgtgtgatggggagTTGCATTTAAGCCTAAGCGGTGTGTGGGGTCGTCATGGCAGGAGAAAGTCCCAGAATTCAGCTGGTGTCAGCAGATGGAGGTCTGCAGGTAATAGACGATACATACTCATTATACTGTACTTTCTGCTACAGTTACTGCTGTCTTAAGCACtaacgtacgtgtgtgtgtgtgtgtgtgtgtgtttgtggatcaGATCGTGACAGATCAGCAGCTGGGCCAAAAGCTCCAGATAGTAACGGCGTATGATCAGGCAGGGGCCGGCAAGCAGCAGTTTATATTAGCCAACGTGGATTATCCTAATCAGGACAAACTATTCCTGAAGCATGAGAGCTCACCGGGGAAAGTCATCCTGACTTCAGCTGATGGATCAGCTGTCAATCAACTGCTCTTCACTTCACCTGAGCTGGCAGGTCAGCAGATACAGGTGAGAGgcataaaacacatacacagacaaaaGGGGGTGTTACTAAGTACTGACATAgtagggtgtccaaacttttgcacataccACAAttactatgttttttttttttctacgtTAATCAAATATGAAGTAACTGTGCATTAAGAGTTGCaaaaaaatgttagtttttaaaatagtttgctgcagaggttgtTTATGTCTCTTAACTTTCATAATCACCAAAATAAACAATCTGGTGAGGGGTGCCTAAACTTTTGCATACAGCtatatctgtatctctatctgcATGTGGTGTTCTTCCACAGTTTGTCACCGAGGGAACAGAACAAAGCTCTGTCAAGCCTGTGGTAGAgtattgtgtggtgtgtggagaCAAAGCTTCAGGTAagtgacagcacacacacacacacacacacatcccctgTGTGTCCAAGAAAATTAATTCATGAGGAAGATTTTGGGAATActactacaaataataatagtagttatactgttataccacagcatggttatattctcgaatctgattggtcagaaggtgtgcattatttttgaataacaGTTCAGAACTATAACATTAATGGTacgttaatattaatgtgctcgttctaatacgtcattgtttctatagtaacagctcatacgcagggattttttttacagttgatGTGTCGCATGATCCaagagtaataataaacagattttaaaagaaaaacatgttgtttaacaaagtaaaacgtGATAGATGATGAAAAAATGATGGACAGTTAAGGTGAAGTGTAAAATTTCACAGCTGTGTTATTGTAGACTCAGAGCTAATCACATGCTAATTATGATTGATCAGAGACTATAGGGGTAACATTTAACGGTTCTCTGTGTTTGTCCTGAAGGTCGTCACTATGGAGCAGTGAGCTGTGAAGGCTGCAAAGGCTTTTTCAAGCGAAGCATCCGCAAGAACCTCGTGTACACATGCCGCGGCTCAGGGGAGTGTGTGATCAATAAGCATCACCGCAACCGCTGCCAGTACTGCAGACTGCAGCGCTGCATGGCCCTCGGCATGAAACAGGactgtgagtctctctctcacacacacacacacaagcatgtaCACATCTCATATTCGTACACTGATTCTCTTCTTGAGAGAGATTTTACCATTACTGACAAACGTGTGTATTCTGAGCCATTTATTAGACACACATGACAAATGGGTTTCCGCTGAACAGATATCTCTCAACTTCCTTTCAATGTGAAACGTCCTTCCAAATACTTGTGACAATGTAACAgccatatttaatatttaaaaataaaaaaatgtatatgcttttatttactcagtggtataaaaaataaagataattgAATAATGGAAAGCAAACATGAATAGTAATTTCTATAACATTCTAGCCTCTTTACAAGAATATCTTAAAGAGTTTACTCCTTTGTTAATTTATTGAAATGTGCTGTGCATTATTATTAACGTTAGTCGTGCATGCGTCTCTCAGCTGTGCAGTGCGagaggaagccagtggaggtgACGAGGGAAAAGCCAGCCAACTGCGCCCCCTCCATCGAGAAGATCTACATTCGCAAGAACCTCTGCAGCCCCCTGGCCGCCATGCCCACCTTCGTCAACGAGAAAGAGACAGCCAGGTTCGTGTCTAAGGCCGTGTGTGGGCGTTGTGCTCCGACTTTCACATACGTGTCTGCCAAGACTTGCATGtaatgtgagtgtgtactcTACGGGCAGTGTCGTATACAACAATGAAAAAGAACATCTGTGTAACTGTACTAGGAAGAATAGTTAAAGAACATACAGGCTGTTAAAAAGAGGTGTTTACATGATCATACAGTAATAATTCCCTTAGCAAAAATAGGCCCGTATTTattgacaaataaaatattttaagataaGGCAAACCTTTATTAATCTCTGCTGGTGAAAGTAAAATGATACAAAGAATAGTAAGGAAGAAAAATtgctaaatataaatgtgacaCTGGCAGTGTCTTACTGATTagtatgcaaaaaaataataaaaaatgttttatttattttatcaaaaCAAAATCTTTTAACATTGCACTATATAAAAATTTAACTAGCTATACAATTCGAGCAGGTAAAATCAAGTATTTGTTTCAAATTCTGTTAGTTCCTTGTTGAACATAGAACAAAAGAAAGCTCAACTTCACATTAATATTGTTgaatgtaaagaaaacatacactcactgaacactttattaggaacacctgtacagctactcattcatgcagttatctagtcagccagtcatgtggcagcagtgcagtgcataaaagcatgcagatacggaccagcagctttgggtaatgttcatatcaactgTAGCatgatgggctggtttgagtttttacatgactgctgatctcctgggactttcacacacaacagtctctagagtttactcacaatggtgcagtaaagaaaaaccaaaataaGCAGCAGTTCTACAGACAGAAAggttgttgatgagagaggtcaccagagaatagccagactggttttGGATGCACTTCCCTGTTCAACCAATCAGCATGTGCATGACACAGAGCATTGCACATTTGCCTGACCCATAATCGACCCGTAATCTTTTGCAACTATTCAAAAGTATAATTTAAGCTTAAGAGTGTACATGTATGAGatcaaggcttttttttttttatttgtgtatgagaatgtttttaatattttttgagtgtttttaacacatgcatgcatatttACTCTGCACAGGTCTACCAATGTGTTAAACTCCAACATGCTTCTGAACATCCAACAGTCTCTGTCCAAGTTAGACAACACAATCCTCATCCCCTCCTCACCAGACCAGGTGATACATCCACACACATAATAACCATATGCAcacactttgtgtgtttttatgacaAGGTTGCAATAAAAGAGACCATTCTTCACAATACAGCTGGCTGGAAACTTTAGTGTGGGGTTTGTTTGGTGTTAATAAACCATGTAGAAATGGAGATGTAGTAAGTTAAAGTTGATATAAAAATTATctcatgtttgttttgatgGTGAAACTGGCAAAGGACTGGCAATTATTGGAATATATTTGTCATTATTTgttgtataaacaaatgaaaagaaatcatCAGACTTTTcttaatctgattttttttttggtgtgtgtgtgttctagcaAAAAGATACCAGACTGAAACAAACAGGTTTTATATATAGGCAAAATCAAAAGCATACAAAAAATGGCCAAAATAGCCTCAGACCCTCAAGGGTTAAAGAAATTATGCAGTTTCATTTTGGCTGAATATTCCTTTAAGTCATAAAAGAATGCTGGAATTGAACATAACAGAGTGCTTCAGTATGATTCATTGATATTCTATAGTCCCTAATCTATAAACAGAGAAATGGGTTTCACGATGCAACAAACCTCTTAGTTAGTTTTCTTTCTCAGTGCTTtgtatgtgaaaaaaatgcCACTATACTGTACAATCGTGCAAATTGTGTATCTTTAGTGTAATGAATGTACAAGCTGATGTGCCTCTTTGGGTCCTCGTGCAGAATGATGAATCTCAGGGCGATCTCAGTACGTTGGCTAACGTGGTCACGTCTCTGGCCCACATGAGCAAGAGCCGTGAGGCGACGGACAGCAGCGCCGACCAATCAGGACTGGAGAGCATGAGCACTGAGGGTGGCTCTGTGACCGATGTCCAACCAGACGAGCAGAATTCCAGTGACATCACTCAGTAAGAGCACAGACGCGTCTTTCTCTATAATGGAGGGACAGAAAACCTGAGCAGCGTGGTGTTAGtaacccgtgtgtgtgtgtctgtacagaGCCTTTGACTCATTGGCCAAAGTTCTGCAGCCAGAGGATGGGAACTGTTATGCTGTAGAAGGGAGTGTTTCAGAGGAGCAGAACACCACCATGCTGGAGCTGGAAGGGCCACTGCTTTCTGACATGCACGTGCCTTTTAAGGTCAGAGGTCACCACACAGCCCACTCTCTGTCATATAACCAGAAACAAAGCTGGAACTGGACTGTGAGAGTTTGTTTTACaggcagtttgaaaagatgacCCTTTACTTTTCAGGACATTTTTAGGAGACTGGGCCAAGCCCACTGAATGTGATGTAAACCTCGTGTTACCATAACGATATAATAGATAGTATTTTCATTAATAGTAAAATGACTTAAGCTACCTTGATTAACCTGAGACTCAAACATGtaaatttcacaataaaaatactgaactAGGATTTAAAATAAAGCCTATGTCACTAATCATTACTAatggaaaggtgtgtgtgtgtgtgcgcgcgcacgtgTAGCTGATGATGCCCTTGCCTGTGCCGGAGTTTCTTAATTTGAACTACATCTGTGAGTCGGCATCTCGCCTCCTGTTCCTTTCCATGCACTGGGCGCGCTCCATTCCCGCTTTCCAGGCTCTCGggtgagtgtaagagtgtgtgtgtgtgtgtctgtgtgtgtgtgtgttctctccaGGTTCCACCCAGCCTActctttcttctgtcttttcaaCTCTCTGTacgtttattttctctcatcCCTTGATTGTCTGGAATTATTTGTCCCTTAATCTTATCTTCTTTAGTTCATCTGTTTGCTCTGACTCTTTCTTCcccttccatctctctctttctctctctctctctctctgcaggacaGAGAATGGGATCACTCTGATAAAGGCGTGTTGGAATGAGCTGTTTGCTCTGGGCTTGGCTCAGTGTGCTCAGGTCATGAACGTGGAGATGATCCTCACTGCCATAGTCAGCCACCTGCAGAGCAGTCTGGAGGAAGGTAAGAGGTCACATTTCAGTGCAGCGTGCGGTTGGCAGATTATTTTAACTCCACACATTGTTTGACAGtgcagtgtttaattagtgcagATAGTGCAGTGCTTTAATTTAGCTCTAAAAAACCTTCCACAATCATTGGAGGTGATCTAGAAGCAGACACAAGTCATTTGACATTTTGAGGGAATGTTACAGAAAACAAGAGATGGATGCATAATGTGTTCATGCACATGAACTAGTGGAGTAAACAGAACGTCAGATTTAACGTGCCACAGTGTGTTACTATGTATAATGGAGTACTGTTTAGAGCAATAGTACATCGTTTGGGACATGACCTGTGTGACTTACATAAAATCTGTACTTGTGAacattgtgttaaaataaagaacattttgtTACTAATGAACTGAAGAATGAATTTAGTATTAccaaagtatttaaaaaaaaaaaagcctttactTAACATGTgatcatttaataaaatgtgttgagCCAGCGACATCTCGTGTAGTCCCGGTAATCCATTTTGAaggaatgtgtgtttgtgtatgtgtgttagagaAACTTTCGGCGGAGAGAGTAAAGCAAGTGATGGAGCACATCTGGCGAATGCAGGAGTTTTGCAACAGCATGAATCGTGTGAGCCCTGATGCCTATGAGTACGCCTACCTCAAAGCCACGGTCCTCTTCAGCCCAGGTAACAGAGCGCTTCACGCTAAATCTGTATCATTCTTCTTCGTGGCAGACAGTTTTTTATCTTGCTAACGTAGTTCACACTAACTTTATCAGTGCAAATGTACGTGAAGAACACGTAGGAGCATGTGGAGTTATTGGATATTTTGATGATTTTAAGATCAGCTTATGAGAGCCAGCCTTAAACATGAAGCATCAATGAAAGGTCAAGGAGAGAAAAAGGACAGAGAATGAGATGAAGAGCTgattgattgtgtgtttgtgtgtggtagATTATGCTGGAGTGGACAGCACTCTTCAGATTGAGCGCTTCCAGGAGAAAGCTTACATGGAGCTGCAGGACTACGTCAGCAGGGTGTACCCAGAGGATACTTATCGGTAACTTACATATTCTGTACTTGTACAGGGCCTTGCATAGGTATTCACCCGctcttgaacttttccacattatGTAGTGTTTcaacctggaaatgaaatgggatcatatgtgagtgtatgtcatGAGTGTATACAAATTAACCAATAGGAGGAAAAATCTATattgtttgcaaaattatttacaaataaaaatgtacagatttatttaaattagtttaattaGTTTTGAGAACACATTTCATCAAAcggcatcatgaagaccaaggagctatcaaatcAAGTCTGGGACGAAGCTGTGGAACAGTATCAATCAGTGTTTGGTTATTTAAATTCCAAACTTTAAACATCCTATCGAGCACCATTAAACCcagtaataaaaatgagaatgaaTATGTCACAACTGCAGCTCCTAGAGGCAGTCATCCACCAAATGTCAGTGACCAGGTAAGCAGgtcattagtcagagaagcagaaactctgaaggagctggagagatccacagttCACACAGGAGAAGCTGTCTACAGGACAACCAAAGCCTGGATGCTCCACAAAGTTAGGCTTTTAGCAAGAGAGAAGTGAAGTCCCATTTTGGAGTTTGCAGAAAGGAATGTGGAAA encodes:
- the nr2c1 gene encoding nuclear receptor subfamily 2 group C member 1 gives rise to the protein MAGESPRIQLVSADGGLQIVTDQQLGQKLQIVTAYDQAGAGKQQFILANVDYPNQDKLFLKHESSPGKVILTSADGSAVNQLLFTSPELAGQQIQFVTEGTEQSSVKPVVEYCVVCGDKASGRHYGAVSCEGCKGFFKRSIRKNLVYTCRGSGECVINKHHRNRCQYCRLQRCMALGMKQDSVQCERKPVEVTREKPANCAPSIEKIYIRKNLCSPLAAMPTFVNEKETARSTNVLNSNMLLNIQQSLSKLDNTILIPSSPDQNDESQGDLSTLANVVTSLAHMSKSREATDSSADQSGLESMSTEGGSVTDVQPDEQNSSDITQAFDSLAKVLQPEDGNCYAVEGSVSEEQNTTMLELEGPLLSDMHVPFKLMMPLPVPEFLNLNYICESASRLLFLSMHWARSIPAFQALGTENGITLIKACWNELFALGLAQCAQVMNVEMILTAIVSHLQSSLEEEKLSAERVKQVMEHIWRMQEFCNSMNRVSPDAYEYAYLKATVLFSPDYAGVDSTLQIERFQEKAYMELQDYVSRVYPEDTYRLSKLLLRLPALRLMSASVTEELFFAGLIGNVQIDSIIPYILKMDSTDYNSQSAGTTE